Proteins encoded by one window of Polyangiaceae bacterium:
- a CDS encoding thymidine phosphorylase, translating into MDRVNPVELIIRKRDGGSLSPQEVRGLIRAFVKGDVADYQMSAFLMAAFLRGMNDHETAALTDAMLHSGDVLKLASVKRTKVDKHSTGGVGDKISLCLAPLVAACGVAVPMISGRGLGHTGGTLDKLEAIPGYSVDLNVKRFEKQVREVGVAMIGQTAHLAPADRRIYALRDVTGTVEFIPFIVASILSKKLAEGIDGLVLDVKVGRGAFMKDLASARELARAMVRVGTRAKKKVVAVLTDMSAPIGLTIGNALETREAIEVLLGEGPEDTRELTLALGAEMLLVGRAAKNASDARKKLQAAIDSRAGLKRFADMVSAQGGDARAVHDPSRLPKAKHRIVVDSTASGYVVSQDALELGLTAVEMGAGRLRADQAIDPAVGIELAQKVGARVKRGDPLAYLHVQNKTGLGPVSERVRRAFGIGKRPPKSAPLLIERITR; encoded by the coding sequence ATGGACAGGGTCAATCCGGTCGAGCTCATCATCAGGAAACGCGACGGCGGCTCTCTCAGCCCCCAAGAAGTCCGCGGCCTGATTCGTGCGTTCGTGAAGGGCGACGTCGCCGACTACCAGATGAGCGCGTTTCTGATGGCGGCGTTCCTGCGAGGCATGAACGACCACGAGACCGCCGCCCTCACCGACGCCATGCTGCACTCGGGCGACGTGTTGAAGCTCGCGAGCGTGAAGCGTACCAAGGTGGACAAGCACTCCACCGGCGGAGTGGGTGACAAGATCAGCCTGTGCCTCGCGCCGCTGGTGGCCGCCTGCGGCGTCGCCGTGCCGATGATCTCCGGGCGCGGTCTGGGTCACACCGGCGGCACCTTGGACAAGCTCGAAGCCATCCCGGGCTACAGCGTGGACTTGAACGTGAAGCGCTTCGAGAAGCAGGTGCGTGAAGTGGGGGTGGCGATGATCGGCCAGACCGCCCACTTGGCCCCGGCAGATCGCCGCATCTATGCGCTGCGCGACGTGACGGGCACGGTGGAGTTCATCCCCTTCATCGTGGCCAGCATCCTCAGCAAGAAGCTGGCCGAGGGCATCGACGGCCTGGTCCTCGACGTGAAGGTCGGTCGGGGCGCCTTCATGAAGGATCTCGCCTCGGCGCGAGAGTTGGCCCGCGCCATGGTGCGCGTGGGTACCCGCGCCAAGAAGAAGGTGGTCGCCGTGCTGACGGACATGTCCGCGCCCATCGGCCTCACCATCGGCAACGCGCTGGAAACACGCGAAGCCATCGAAGTGCTCCTGGGCGAAGGCCCCGAAGACACGCGGGAGCTCACGCTGGCGCTGGGCGCCGAGATGCTGCTCGTCGGCCGCGCCGCCAAGAATGCGTCGGATGCACGAAAGAAGCTCCAGGCCGCCATCGACAGCCGCGCGGGGCTGAAGCGCTTCGCGGACATGGTCTCCGCCCAGGGGGGCGACGCTCGCGCCGTGCACGATCCTTCGCGCTTGCCCAAAGCGAAGCATCGCATTGTCGTGGACAGCACCGCTTCCGGCTACGTCGTCTCGCAAGATGCCCTCGAGCTCGGTCTCACCGCGGTGGAGATGGGCGCCGGACGGCTACGCGCAGATCAGGCCATCGATCCTGCCGTGGGGATCGAGCTGGCTCAGAAGGTCGGCGCTCGCGTCAAGCGCGGGGACCCCCTCGCCTATCTCCACGTCCAGAACAAGACGGGCCTCGGGCCGGTCTCGGAGCGCGTGCGCCGCGCCTTCGGGATCGGCAAGCGCCCGCCCAAGAGCGCACCGCTCTTGATCGAGCGGATCACGAGATAG
- a CDS encoding AAA family ATPase, translating into MIRADEHTRFIGRQRELAELARLFADDARLVTVVGTSGTGKTRLARRFAASDEVARSHLQTWFCDLSAARSESELCATVAQALDVPLTAARGDPAAVLSRALGSRGRVFLVLDNLEQVVEPARSTVKRWLADAPDLRVLSTSRAPLALAEEQRFELDPLSVPAPEARRASEVLEAEAAELFADRAKLADAGFELDDERAAAVAELVRRLDGIPLAIELCAARVGLLSPAQLLELLASRFETLVARPGARLTPRQATLRGAIDWSWELLEEWQRSALAQLSVFRGSFDLDAVRAVVSLGDGAPGGALWPVQVLQSLLDHSLVRSTSSSADEKRFVLLMSIRDYAEEKLSERADREATLARHTRHFLTLGPELENAALARGDVRALDRLALVSGDLLAVLERALAAEDSTTAARAIVSLHPMYAVRGPLSPHVERLGGVLSLCEKSPPPVALYAKVLGCSGWAKSFLGAAGDGIPDYQTAIALTAEGEAPEIRAQCAARVGVALAWQREDAEAVRAFELAFATLEHVDDRRTHGIVHTEHGILLGRLARLEEAHREFEAALEAFRESGARRDEAAALINLGLRHVEWAQLEDGRERYEAALDIVREVRERRLESAVLAQLGWIAMEEGDAPRARGFCEQALEVARDVGILHWEGMALGYLGHVALLEGQDANAAQSLERATELLKTVGDARHQALYLAARAAALAGAGQTSAAEKCLTNARELVAESGRSRDAEVVDTYGLRVQVAAARARGDDTEATRLCAEARAIPEEDPPPPDELRLARALLKLALGSARRTLRVDHDAYRFVAPDGSAHDISRRQNLRRVLWALVDQRMKSPGANSTVNDLFSAGWPGERARVEAAVHRVHVAVATLRKLGLGDVLLTRDGGYLLDPSAEIVIG; encoded by the coding sequence ATGATCCGAGCCGACGAACACACGCGCTTCATCGGACGCCAGCGAGAGCTCGCGGAGCTCGCACGGCTGTTCGCGGACGATGCGCGGTTGGTGACGGTCGTCGGGACCTCGGGCACGGGCAAGACGCGGCTCGCGCGTCGCTTCGCGGCGAGCGACGAAGTGGCCCGCAGCCACCTGCAGACGTGGTTCTGTGATCTCAGCGCTGCGCGCAGCGAAAGCGAGCTGTGCGCCACGGTGGCTCAGGCCCTGGACGTGCCGCTCACCGCGGCGCGGGGTGATCCCGCGGCGGTGCTCAGCCGCGCCCTCGGCAGTCGCGGCCGAGTTTTCCTGGTGCTCGACAACCTGGAACAGGTCGTCGAGCCCGCCCGCTCCACGGTGAAGCGCTGGCTGGCGGATGCGCCCGACCTTCGGGTGCTGTCCACCTCGCGGGCTCCCCTGGCGCTGGCGGAGGAGCAGCGCTTCGAGCTCGATCCGCTGTCCGTGCCGGCCCCCGAGGCCCGGCGCGCGAGCGAGGTCTTGGAGGCGGAGGCTGCAGAGCTGTTCGCCGACCGCGCCAAGCTCGCGGATGCCGGCTTCGAGCTGGACGACGAACGCGCGGCCGCCGTGGCGGAGCTGGTACGCCGGCTGGATGGCATCCCGCTGGCCATCGAGCTGTGCGCCGCTCGCGTGGGTCTGTTGTCCCCGGCGCAGCTGTTGGAGCTCTTGGCGTCGCGCTTCGAAACGCTGGTCGCGCGCCCCGGAGCGCGGCTCACGCCGCGACAGGCCACGCTGCGGGGTGCCATCGATTGGTCCTGGGAGCTGCTCGAAGAGTGGCAACGCTCGGCGTTGGCCCAGCTCTCCGTGTTCCGAGGCTCCTTCGATCTGGACGCGGTGCGGGCCGTCGTCAGCCTCGGCGACGGCGCCCCCGGTGGCGCGCTGTGGCCGGTACAGGTGCTGCAGTCCCTGCTGGACCACTCCCTGGTCCGCAGCACATCGAGCTCGGCGGACGAGAAGCGCTTCGTGCTGCTGATGAGCATTCGCGATTACGCCGAGGAGAAGCTCAGCGAGCGAGCCGACCGGGAAGCGACGCTCGCACGGCACACGAGGCACTTCTTGACGTTGGGGCCGGAGCTGGAGAACGCGGCGCTCGCGCGGGGAGACGTCCGCGCCCTCGATCGCCTCGCGCTCGTCTCGGGTGACCTCCTCGCCGTACTGGAGCGCGCGCTCGCCGCGGAGGACAGCACGACGGCGGCACGGGCCATCGTGAGCCTGCACCCGATGTACGCGGTCCGAGGTCCCTTGAGCCCCCACGTCGAGCGCCTCGGCGGCGTGCTGTCGCTGTGCGAGAAGTCGCCTCCGCCGGTCGCGCTGTACGCCAAGGTGCTCGGCTGCAGCGGCTGGGCCAAGAGCTTCTTGGGCGCCGCCGGAGACGGCATCCCCGACTATCAAACCGCCATCGCCCTCACGGCGGAGGGGGAAGCCCCGGAGATTCGCGCACAGTGCGCGGCGCGCGTGGGCGTGGCGCTGGCGTGGCAACGCGAGGACGCCGAGGCGGTGCGCGCTTTCGAGCTCGCCTTCGCCACGCTGGAGCACGTGGACGATCGCAGGACCCACGGCATCGTACACACGGAGCACGGGATCCTCCTCGGAAGGCTCGCGCGACTCGAAGAAGCTCACCGCGAGTTCGAAGCAGCGTTGGAAGCGTTTCGCGAGAGCGGCGCTCGGCGCGACGAGGCCGCCGCGCTGATCAATCTGGGGCTACGCCACGTGGAGTGGGCCCAGCTCGAGGATGGACGCGAACGCTACGAAGCCGCCTTGGACATCGTACGCGAGGTGCGGGAACGACGCCTCGAATCCGCAGTGCTGGCGCAGCTCGGCTGGATCGCGATGGAAGAGGGAGACGCGCCGCGGGCCCGAGGCTTCTGCGAGCAAGCGCTGGAGGTCGCCCGCGACGTCGGCATCTTGCATTGGGAGGGCATGGCCCTCGGCTACCTGGGTCACGTCGCGCTCCTGGAGGGCCAGGACGCGAACGCCGCCCAGAGTCTGGAGCGTGCAACGGAGCTCCTGAAGACCGTCGGCGACGCGCGGCACCAAGCGCTCTATCTCGCGGCGCGAGCCGCCGCGCTGGCGGGAGCCGGCCAGACCTCGGCGGCCGAGAAGTGTTTGACCAATGCGCGGGAGCTCGTTGCGGAAAGCGGGCGAAGCCGCGACGCGGAGGTGGTGGACACCTACGGGCTTCGGGTGCAGGTCGCCGCCGCCCGCGCCCGCGGCGACGACACCGAGGCGACGCGCTTGTGCGCCGAGGCCCGCGCGATCCCGGAAGAAGATCCCCCGCCCCCGGACGAGCTCCGACTAGCGCGGGCGCTCTTGAAGCTGGCCCTCGGGAGCGCCCGCCGCACGCTCCGGGTGGACCATGATGCATACAGGTTCGTCGCGCCGGACGGCAGCGCCCACGACATCTCACGGCGCCAGAACCTGCGGCGGGTGCTGTGGGCGCTGGTGGACCAGCGCATGAAGAGCCCGGGGGCGAACAGCACCGTGAACGACCTGTTCAGCGCCGGCTGGCCGGGAGAGCGCGCTCGAGTGGAGGCAGCAGTGCATCGCGTGCACGTCGCCGTCGCGACCCTACGCAAGCTGGGCCTCGGAGACGTGCTCCTCACGCGAGACGGCGGCTATCTGCTGGACCCGTCAGCCGAGATCGTGATCGGCTGA